CGCACCTCAACCAGCATACTTCGAGTAACGGTTCCGGGCTCAGTGGTATCCATAGCTGTGCCTGAGGCGCCAATTAATGATGCGGTGGGTGAAACCGCTGACCTGGAAGGCGGTATCGCGGTCGATCCCGATCTAAATATATATTTAGTGGATTCTGATTCAGACGATTTAGTGAGCTGCCGTCCGGGTGGTCCCTGTTTTTTGCTCACATCGGAAGAGGAATTTGAGGACGCCGCAAATGTTGATGATGTAGAGTTAGATGAGCCGATTCTTCTTGTTGGTGATAAATTGTATATTGCAGAAGACGAAGAATGCATGTGTATTTTCGTGGTAGATATAAATACCGGAGTACCTGAGCTGTTTCTATCTGAAAGCCAGCTTGCTGCTGCGCTAAATGGGGAAAGTCCTGACCCTGAAGGCGGATTGGCTGTTGATGCTGAGGGCAGGATTTATATAGGTAACGATGATGAGGAAGTCCTCGGCTCCAGTATTCTGCGTACAGGCCCCGACGCGAATACGAATCAGCTCTCATTATTTGTAACCAGTGCTGAGATGGCTGCCTTATATAACCCGGCTGATAATCCTGAGTTCGACGCTGATATGTGTATCATACCTGTACTCACATCCAATGTTCCGACCCTTTCCGAATGGGGAATGGTCGTAATGGCAGGAATTTTAGGCATAGTAGGATTTATGGTTATCAGAAGAAGAAAAACTACTGCATAAAATTAAATTCCTATCTTTCTAACCTAAAGGGGAGCTTCGGCTCCCTTTTTCTTATAATTCATCCCTAAATTCATATATATTTTTCATATCTATCAGTATCTGGTTCGAACTCTGGTGCATTAGGGCTACCATTTAACTACAGACACTTACATAACTTTTACTACTTCTATTGCAATCATATTCGGGATGTGAGCACCTATCGGTCATTCTGATAGATGAATGTCCTAGAAGCTCTTCAATAGTGTGTAATGGAACATTACCTTCTACAACCCTTATAGCAGCTGTATAAGTTAAATAGTGAAATGTATAACAATTCACTCAAACCTCGCATCTAAACACAATCTAATTGTAGATATTGTTCTGCTAAGTTTAGGTATATTTATATATAGGTAGCGAAATAACTATATGGAGGAAACAATGAAGGGAATACGTAGCGGTAGACCTGCTTCTTTATTAGTATTTAGTTTTATAGTTTTAATATCCACAATACATATTGGTTGTGATAGTGAAAGCAATTCCAACAATATAAGCTCTGATAACTCAGTAGCAAGGATTTGGAATGAAGAAATTTTAAATGCAATTCGTTTAGATACACCGGCGCCCACAGTTCATTCCCGTAATCTGTTCCATTTATCAATTGCAATCTACGATGCCTGGGCTGCATATGACAGCACATCGATCGGTTATTTGGTAAAAGATAAAGTGAGTGCTGAAGACGTTGAATCCGCCAGAGCCGAATCAATAAGCTTTGCCGCATATAGGGTCCTCACAGTTAGATATGCCAACTCCCCAGGCGCAGAGGATTCCTTAGCATCTTTTGACTCAACAATGAATAAGCTTGGATATGAC
This region of Thermodesulfobacteriota bacterium genomic DNA includes:
- a CDS encoding IPTL-CTERM sorting domain-containing protein, translating into RTSTSILRVTVPGSVVSIAVPEAPINDAVGETADLEGGIAVDPDLNIYLVDSDSDDLVSCRPGGPCFLLTSEEEFEDAANVDDVELDEPILLVGDKLYIAEDEECMCIFVVDINTGVPELFLSESQLAAALNGESPDPEGGLAVDAEGRIYIGNDDEEVLGSSILRTGPDANTNQLSLFVTSAEMAALYNPADNPEFDADMCIIPVLTSNVPTLSEWGMVVMAGILGIVGFMVIRRRKTTA